TGAGCGGCTTTCGCCGCCGCGCGAAATATATTCTCGTGCGGCTCGCCGGCGGGCAAAGCGTGCTTTGGCATCTCGGCATGTCGGGCCGCATCCTGCTCATGCCGCCCGGGGCCAACGCGCCCGAGCCGGCGCATTGCCACCTGCTCCTGGTGACCGAGGCGGGGTTTCGGCTCGGCTTCATCGATCCGCGCCGCTTCGGCCTCGTCGATCTCGTCGCGACGGTGGCGGAGGATGCCCATCCGCTGCTCGCCGGGCTCGGGCCGGAGCCGCTGGAAGAGGGGTTCACCCCGGCCCGGCTCGCGGCCAGCCTCGCCGGGCGGCAGAGCCCGATCAAATCGGTGCTGCTCGATCAGCGGGTGGTCGCCGGGCTCGGCAATATCTATGTCGCGGAGGCGCTGTTTCGCGCCCGCCTCCATCCCGCGCGCTTGGCCGGTGACATCTCGCGCCCCGGCGCCGCCCGCCTGGTCGCCGCGATCC
This portion of the Acidibrevibacterium fodinaquatile genome encodes:
- the mutM gene encoding bifunctional DNA-formamidopyrimidine glycosylase/DNA-(apurinic or apyrimidinic site) lyase; protein product: MPELPEVETVMRAMAGRLLGQVITRAELRRADLRRPVPPNLAAALTGARVSGFRRRAKYILVRLAGGQSVLWHLGMSGRILLMPPGANAPEPAHCHLLLVTEAGFRLGFIDPRRFGLVDLVATVAEDAHPLLAGLGPEPLEEGFTPARLAASLAGRQSPIKSVLLDQRVVAGLGNIYVAEALFRARLHPARLAGDISRPGAARLVAAIRETLTEAIAAGGSSLRDYVQPDGELGYFQHAWRVYGRAGAPCPDCPGAPRCAGVARLVQAGRSSFYCPRRQR